The following are from one region of the Symmachiella macrocystis genome:
- a CDS encoding Rieske 2Fe-2S domain-containing protein — protein sequence MANPVEDWKAEKHSFEVWEDCEKYAAARTPIKEIPQPDLERMKWYGFFYRKRDGSGRYMNRIRITAGEMTAEQAREIAHLAYEYGHGIVDVTTRANVQVQGLEIEHLPKFAARLEKVGVTSKQTGHDNIRNVFAHPFSGLIPDELIDTRQLCHDVTALFVDSREYSDLPRKMNICLNGTDQHSAHFWTQDISFLATHNDDGEVVFQTLIGGTQGQNPRLASHLPVLIYPEQVVDVTRSILDLFRTKGSRVKRNAARFRFLVDEIGVSGVLQWLEETLPFPLQPGVSEPTPASSHDELVGWFRQANPKLWTMGLSVPLGRMTWQQLEGLGRLSKKWGDGQLRVTHEQGIAVINIPTGFKDAAATDAAALGLGVHADPFDLNTMACTGSQFCNIAVTETKGQMLQLIEKLRKRALKLHGIRIHMSGCPSSCAQHFTADIGLKGVRVRRLIGTREGFDVFLGGGIAGQVHMGMPYKLGVDVDQLPTLIEDVVGEYYLLHKPGQTFSAYWREKLQAAKANKVGDDEYQPPVWLCESCDHRHIGEDPPVFCPSCAGLRRHFARLDDETLPAETAEESLEQTPVRTDGFNFAAKLEKLSDAGSLTVEVQAREYALFAVDGKVTCTDAACPHEGAPLAEGEVADGVVTCPWHQWEFDVCTGCSVTPAGHSVKTYETLIEGGDVFIKTGSNAGGIGIPDLSPATAVKAAEVSLRVLDVIAETPNVRTFRLDNSQTVLPQDFPGKFAQLCIPVEEGELWRSFTISSSPTDSQHVDLTIKLNPDGIATNYLFENIQPGSKLRIKGALGGFCFDPDRHREPLVLISTGSGITPMMAITRFLQDTGRSNPCTLLYGARTQSDIIFHEECRSFVAEGGAFQYVVSLTQPDDSWTGEVGRIDFERVQRFVSNLTGSRYFLCGPNEFMDELRAALIDVGVPEDRVHTEQFHATPAPAGV from the coding sequence ATGGCCAACCCTGTTGAAGATTGGAAAGCGGAAAAACATTCGTTTGAAGTGTGGGAGGACTGCGAGAAATACGCCGCCGCCCGTACGCCCATAAAGGAGATCCCCCAACCTGATTTGGAACGAATGAAATGGTACGGTTTCTTCTACCGCAAACGAGACGGTTCGGGCCGGTACATGAACCGAATCAGGATTACTGCTGGAGAAATGACCGCCGAGCAGGCCCGAGAAATTGCGCACTTGGCCTATGAATATGGGCACGGAATTGTCGATGTCACCACGCGCGCGAATGTTCAAGTGCAAGGGCTGGAAATAGAGCACCTGCCGAAATTTGCCGCTCGGCTGGAGAAGGTGGGCGTCACCTCCAAACAAACGGGGCACGATAACATCCGCAATGTGTTCGCGCATCCTTTTAGTGGATTGATTCCCGATGAACTGATCGATACGCGGCAACTGTGCCACGACGTCACGGCGCTGTTTGTCGATAGCCGCGAATATTCGGATCTGCCGCGGAAGATGAATATCTGTCTCAATGGCACCGATCAGCATTCGGCGCATTTTTGGACGCAGGACATTAGCTTCCTGGCAACGCACAACGACGATGGCGAAGTTGTGTTTCAGACGCTCATTGGTGGTACACAAGGACAAAACCCCCGCTTGGCGTCGCATTTGCCGGTGCTGATCTATCCGGAACAAGTTGTCGATGTGACGCGGTCGATATTGGATCTGTTTCGTACGAAAGGCTCTCGGGTCAAACGCAATGCGGCGCGGTTTCGGTTTCTTGTTGACGAAATTGGCGTCAGCGGCGTGCTGCAATGGTTGGAGGAGACTCTGCCTTTTCCTTTGCAACCGGGAGTGAGCGAACCGACTCCGGCGTCCAGTCACGACGAACTCGTGGGCTGGTTTCGCCAAGCAAACCCTAAATTGTGGACGATGGGACTATCGGTCCCCTTGGGGCGCATGACGTGGCAACAACTCGAAGGACTGGGCCGGCTCAGCAAAAAATGGGGCGACGGCCAACTGCGGGTGACGCACGAGCAGGGGATTGCCGTGATTAACATCCCCACCGGATTTAAGGATGCGGCGGCAACCGATGCGGCGGCCCTGGGACTCGGCGTGCATGCTGACCCATTCGACCTCAACACCATGGCTTGCACGGGAAGCCAGTTCTGCAACATTGCCGTGACCGAAACTAAAGGTCAGATGTTGCAACTGATCGAAAAGTTGCGAAAACGGGCTCTCAAACTGCACGGCATTCGCATTCACATGAGCGGTTGCCCATCGAGTTGCGCCCAACATTTCACGGCCGACATCGGACTCAAAGGGGTCCGTGTACGAAGGTTGATCGGAACTCGCGAAGGATTCGACGTCTTTCTTGGCGGTGGAATTGCCGGACAGGTCCATATGGGGATGCCCTATAAATTGGGCGTGGATGTCGATCAGTTACCGACGCTCATTGAAGACGTTGTTGGAGAATATTATCTGTTGCACAAGCCGGGACAGACATTCAGTGCTTACTGGCGAGAGAAACTTCAAGCTGCCAAGGCCAACAAGGTTGGTGATGATGAGTACCAACCGCCGGTCTGGTTGTGTGAAAGCTGTGATCATCGCCACATCGGTGAAGACCCACCGGTCTTTTGCCCCAGTTGCGCGGGATTACGGCGTCACTTTGCCCGCTTAGACGATGAGACATTACCAGCGGAAACCGCAGAGGAATCGCTCGAACAAACACCGGTGCGGACCGACGGATTTAACTTTGCCGCCAAGTTGGAAAAACTGTCAGACGCCGGGAGCCTCACGGTCGAAGTCCAAGCACGCGAGTACGCACTGTTTGCAGTCGATGGCAAAGTAACCTGTACCGATGCCGCTTGTCCCCACGAAGGGGCACCGCTTGCCGAGGGAGAAGTCGCCGACGGTGTCGTCACCTGCCCTTGGCATCAATGGGAGTTCGACGTCTGTACCGGATGCAGCGTGACTCCCGCTGGACACTCTGTGAAAACGTATGAGACTTTGATCGAAGGGGGCGACGTTTTCATTAAAACGGGGAGCAATGCCGGGGGCATTGGTATTCCGGACCTGTCACCGGCTACAGCGGTCAAAGCCGCCGAAGTATCCTTACGCGTGTTGGATGTCATCGCCGAAACTCCTAACGTCCGTACCTTTCGTTTGGACAACTCTCAAACGGTCCTGCCGCAGGATTTCCCCGGAAAATTCGCACAGTTATGCATACCGGTCGAAGAAGGGGAACTGTGGCGCAGTTTCACGATCAGCTCTTCACCAACAGACAGCCAGCACGTCGATCTGACCATAAAGTTGAATCCCGACGGAATCGCCACCAACTACTTATTTGAAAACATACAGCCGGGCAGCAAGCTTCGTATCAAAGGAGCGCTGGGGGGCTTTTGCTTTGATCCGGACCGTCACCGGGAACCGTTGGTCTTGATCTCCACCGGTAGCGGAATCACGCCCATGATGGCGATCACGCGGTTCTTGCAGGATACCGGCCGTTCCAATCCGTGCACCCTGTTGTACGGGGCACGCACCCAATCCGACATTATCTTTCACGAAGAATGTCGCAGCTTCGTTGCTGAGGGCGGCGCGTTTCAATATGTCGTTTCACTCACACAGCCTGATGATTCTTGGACGGGTGAAGTGGGGCGTATTGATTTTGAGCGTGTGCAACGATTCGTTTCGAACCTAACGGGTAGTCGCTACTTCTTATGTGGGCCAAACGAGTTTATGGATGAGTTGCGTGCCGCACTGATCGATGTGGGTGTGCCCGAGGATCGAGTGCATACCGAACAGTTTCACGCGACCCCGGCACCCGCGGGGGTTTGA
- a CDS encoding CehA/McbA family metallohydrolase, with product MNSLSKLNTAVLTALILLAAAWWGRSALSDSDTLGEVEIHQIPGTRKTGKPAKAVLQSSGSLKLSVTEAGRPVFCRVNVVGVDGNYYEPVDNPLAPWSLSRLGNRQGKGPFRYYGWFFYCDGQCEVVVPAGATRIEVWKGFEYRPVVVKTEVAVGQPTAVDVPLKRTVDLAAEGWYSGDTHIHLDRRSEEEDQRALDLLAAEDIRFGHILCMNDTRTYRPVMDQQIWHQLNGIGKESVRRRGAYQISSGQEYRCGTFGHICLIGGSRLVDADGLKTDPNNWPPFGMVADELHGLGGFAFHAHGGYSKEIYIDFAQRATNGVELLQFAEYRGISLEGWYHILNAGYHFPAVGASDYPYCRALGDCRTYVHLSAAPTFENWNAAAAAGRSFFTTGPLLQVTVNDKRPGDTLALPDGEQELSVRVRMQSLLSPVDEIQIIVGGEIISRKQLEEAQRTDPVDWTDTLKVQDSTWVAVRAFSKSASSRDDSEAHTNPVYVSLGQRPVRNEASILWLLDKVEERIAFQRSREFPQREQVLNYFQASDDALRKLLKSTD from the coding sequence ATGAATTCACTCTCAAAGCTCAACACAGCCGTATTGACCGCCTTGATTTTACTGGCGGCGGCTTGGTGGGGACGCTCGGCGTTGAGTGACAGCGATACTCTAGGTGAGGTTGAGATCCACCAAATTCCCGGAACGAGGAAAACGGGAAAACCCGCGAAAGCTGTGCTCCAGAGCAGTGGGAGCCTCAAGTTGTCGGTCACCGAGGCGGGTCGACCGGTCTTCTGCCGCGTCAATGTCGTGGGAGTCGATGGAAACTATTACGAACCGGTTGATAATCCGCTGGCCCCCTGGAGCCTGTCTCGTTTAGGGAATCGCCAAGGGAAAGGTCCGTTTCGTTACTACGGTTGGTTTTTCTATTGCGACGGCCAGTGCGAAGTGGTCGTCCCGGCGGGTGCAACGCGGATCGAAGTATGGAAGGGCTTCGAATATCGTCCCGTCGTTGTCAAAACAGAGGTCGCGGTTGGGCAACCGACCGCGGTAGACGTACCGCTCAAGCGGACTGTCGATCTGGCGGCTGAGGGGTGGTACTCGGGCGATACGCACATTCATCTCGACCGCCGTAGTGAAGAAGAGGATCAGCGGGCACTTGATTTGCTGGCCGCTGAGGACATTCGTTTCGGTCACATTCTCTGCATGAATGACACGCGTACGTACCGACCGGTGATGGATCAGCAAATTTGGCATCAACTCAACGGAATAGGAAAGGAGTCGGTTCGCCGTCGCGGCGCTTACCAGATTTCTTCCGGACAGGAATACCGCTGCGGGACGTTTGGTCATATTTGCTTGATTGGCGGAAGCCGCTTAGTCGATGCGGATGGTTTAAAAACAGATCCCAACAATTGGCCGCCGTTCGGCATGGTGGCCGACGAACTACATGGCCTGGGCGGATTCGCCTTCCACGCCCATGGTGGATATTCCAAAGAGATCTACATCGACTTCGCGCAGCGCGCGACCAACGGCGTGGAGTTACTGCAATTTGCCGAGTACCGCGGTATCTCGTTGGAGGGGTGGTATCACATCCTCAACGCGGGCTATCACTTTCCCGCAGTTGGCGCTTCGGACTATCCCTATTGTCGCGCGTTAGGAGATTGCCGGACCTACGTACATTTGTCGGCTGCACCAACGTTTGAAAACTGGAATGCCGCCGCCGCTGCCGGCCGTAGCTTTTTTACGACCGGACCGTTATTGCAAGTGACCGTCAACGATAAACGGCCGGGCGATACACTCGCTCTTCCCGATGGCGAACAGGAATTGTCAGTACGGGTGCGCATGCAGAGCCTACTGAGCCCTGTCGATGAAATTCAAATAATCGTGGGAGGAGAAATCATTTCACGAAAGCAGTTGGAGGAAGCACAACGCACTGATCCGGTGGACTGGACCGACACGCTGAAGGTCCAGGATTCAACGTGGGTGGCGGTGCGCGCCTTCTCCAAGAGCGCCAGCAGCCGGGATGACTCTGAAGCTCACACGAATCCCGTTTATGTCAGCCTAGGCCAGCGCCCCGTCAGGAACGAAGCGAGCATTTTATGGTTGTTGGATAAGGTCGAAGAACGCATCGCGTTTCAGCGTAGCCGTGAATTTCCACAACGCGAACAAGTCTTGAACTACTTTCAAGCCAGCGACGACGCATTGAGGAAGCTGCTGAAATCAACAGATTAA
- a CDS encoding NYN domain-containing protein yields the protein MSAEPLIAVFVDFENLAIGVRDMKAGNFEMRLILKRLLEKGRIVFKRAYCDWRNYADDVRKFHAQGIELIDIPQTKMSGKNSADIHMVVDALDLCYSKQHIDAFALISGDSDFSPLVSKLKENNKRVIGCGVKSSTSDLLIANCDEFIYYDDLIRAATKSRRAPKKDKAKPDKKQEVADQLLEVLHSVEQDYDIVWGSALKQALRRVYPGFNEGYYGYSSFSQLLQGIAAKGLIELDYDESRGNYEVRSKEE from the coding sequence ATGTCAGCTGAACCCTTGATTGCGGTATTTGTCGATTTTGAAAACTTGGCCATCGGCGTGCGTGATATGAAGGCGGGCAACTTTGAGATGCGGCTGATCCTCAAGCGGTTGCTGGAGAAAGGACGCATTGTCTTCAAACGCGCTTACTGCGATTGGCGAAATTATGCCGATGATGTGCGGAAGTTTCACGCGCAGGGCATTGAACTGATCGATATTCCGCAAACCAAAATGAGCGGCAAAAACAGTGCGGACATTCATATGGTCGTCGATGCGCTCGATCTGTGCTATTCAAAGCAGCACATCGACGCCTTCGCTTTGATTTCAGGCGACAGCGATTTCTCCCCCTTGGTTTCCAAGCTGAAAGAAAACAATAAGCGCGTGATCGGCTGCGGGGTCAAAAGTTCCACCTCTGATCTGCTAATCGCCAACTGCGACGAATTCATCTACTATGACGACTTGATCCGCGCAGCCACGAAAAGTCGTCGCGCACCCAAAAAAGATAAGGCAAAACCTGACAAGAAGCAGGAAGTCGCCGACCAACTCCTGGAAGTCTTGCATTCTGTGGAACAGGACTACGACATCGTCTGGGGATCCGCACTCAAACAAGCCCTGCGCCGCGTGTATCCGGGATTCAACGAAGGTTATTACGGCTACTCAAGTTTCTCCCAGTTACTGCAAGGCATCGCTGCTAAGGGGCTGATTGAACTCGATTACGACGAGAGTCGCGGTAACTACGAAGTCCGTTCCAAGGAAGAGTAA
- a CDS encoding substrate-binding domain-containing protein yields the protein MTTNPPSRNRVRQLRTAAGLTQAELGQLAGISRTAVTAIEGERLVPSVSAALALALALETTVEVLFGPTDASEQSPAWAWEPQTTKQPYWQAEVGGRHWLYPAETAPMYTLLPDGSGASQLSTTAGSQRLLNKTLVIACCDPAAGLLASEFAQATGQRMLILSHSSREALKLLREGKVHLAGLHLSSADETEGNAQVVREVLGSDYQLLRIARWQEGIAVASSSRIKSVRGALRSKLRWVGREPGSGARQCLDRLLGNRSSPRRVAHNHRGVADAVNSGWADAGVCVELTSSEAGLVFLPVQIEAYDLCIPNAFLDDPRIQALLKVVRSTNYRRLLDSLPGYEASTTGELSAC from the coding sequence ATGACAACCAATCCACCAAGCCGTAATCGTGTTCGTCAACTTCGCACTGCCGCTGGATTGACGCAGGCGGAGCTGGGGCAGCTTGCGGGGATTTCCCGCACGGCAGTGACCGCTATTGAGGGTGAGCGGCTTGTTCCGTCCGTCTCAGCGGCATTGGCATTGGCGTTGGCGTTGGAAACGACTGTAGAAGTATTGTTCGGGCCGACGGATGCTTCGGAACAATCTCCCGCTTGGGCCTGGGAGCCACAGACGACAAAGCAGCCTTATTGGCAAGCGGAAGTTGGGGGACGGCATTGGTTGTACCCGGCCGAGACGGCCCCGATGTATACGCTGCTGCCCGATGGTAGCGGGGCTTCCCAATTGTCGACGACAGCCGGCTCACAACGGCTTCTCAACAAAACCCTTGTGATCGCCTGCTGCGATCCGGCTGCGGGATTGCTGGCGAGCGAATTTGCACAAGCAACCGGCCAGCGTATGTTGATATTGTCTCACTCCAGCCGTGAAGCCCTCAAATTGTTGCGAGAGGGCAAAGTGCATCTTGCCGGGTTACATCTTTCCTCAGCGGACGAGACGGAAGGTAACGCCCAAGTGGTGCGGGAGGTGCTGGGAAGCGATTATCAATTGTTGCGCATCGCTCGCTGGCAAGAGGGAATCGCTGTGGCGTCTAGTTCCCGTATTAAGTCCGTACGCGGGGCTTTGCGCTCAAAGCTGAGATGGGTCGGCCGCGAGCCGGGATCTGGTGCCCGGCAATGTCTGGACCGTTTGCTGGGCAATCGCAGCAGCCCTCGACGCGTCGCGCACAATCATCGTGGCGTGGCAGACGCCGTGAATTCCGGTTGGGCCGATGCCGGAGTTTGCGTGGAACTGACCAGCTCCGAGGCGGGTTTGGTTTTTCTACCCGTGCAAATCGAAGCCTACGACCTATGCATTCCCAATGCGTTCCTGGATGACCCGCGCATCCAAGCCTTGCTCAAGGTTGTCCGGTCGACAAATTATCGCCGTTTATTGGACTCTTTGCCGGGCTATGAAGCGAGCACGACAGGCGAGTTGAGCGCGTGCTAA
- a CDS encoding ArnT family glycosyltransferase — protein MIIGSADRPSSSWIRSSNAMILVAIVTIFVVRLATLGTLAVTDNTEARHAEIGWHMYRTGNWVTPTFYLRGQLKPFSGKPPLSFWMTAAAYQVFGVSEWAARLPSWLLGGAIVLMTVLFGRRFWSAQVGLLAGLVLASSGLFFVLSGACILDMALAATVCLAMISFAFFVADDANSLGWGRTFFFALGLGCLAKGPVSVVLVGIALMGWLALTRQWKVLKRLPWGSGTAIAIAVAAPWYALAEQANPGFLRYFLINEHILRYLKHDYGDRYGGGHTQPYGASWVMLVIAFLPWTPLLVRFAIESWRGRRNAAAQPRDLWLMYAIVWGVTPAVFFTLCRQILVTYVVPGFAGLALAVAVVLVRWLQSAEKAALLKLLRVSTVGSTFLLLVAFIGQLIYPVSPVEFLGFLAAASLCFAAAWFGHQQNDGMILSSAVGMGIPLFMTMALSSGSTLINDAYSTKTIVARVAGLTEARGWPIVLPMGDENSANFYVEACHDGQIVRHTDRGASCVLERVEQSPQEILVFKRKHWRSLNPEVRHGLYPVTETGHWVAFSTQNPSSPAPSVAYNDDEQARQ, from the coding sequence ATGATTATCGGCAGCGCTGATCGCCCAAGCAGCTCTTGGATTCGCTCGTCGAATGCCATGATTCTGGTCGCCATTGTTACGATTTTTGTTGTCCGTCTGGCGACGTTGGGCACGCTTGCCGTCACCGATAACACCGAAGCGCGTCATGCCGAAATTGGTTGGCATATGTACCGCACGGGCAATTGGGTGACACCCACGTTTTATCTCCGCGGGCAACTCAAACCTTTCTCAGGCAAACCCCCGCTTTCGTTCTGGATGACTGCCGCGGCGTATCAGGTTTTCGGAGTCTCGGAATGGGCGGCGCGTCTTCCCAGTTGGCTGCTGGGGGGAGCGATTGTCTTGATGACGGTCTTGTTCGGCCGCCGGTTTTGGAGTGCCCAGGTGGGACTGCTGGCGGGATTGGTACTGGCTTCATCTGGTTTATTCTTTGTGCTCAGTGGAGCGTGTATTCTCGATATGGCGCTCGCTGCCACGGTTTGCTTGGCCATGATCTCGTTTGCGTTCTTTGTGGCTGACGACGCCAATTCGCTTGGGTGGGGGCGGACGTTCTTTTTCGCCTTGGGACTGGGATGTTTGGCCAAAGGGCCGGTGTCTGTTGTGCTCGTGGGGATAGCCCTCATGGGCTGGTTGGCTTTAACACGCCAGTGGAAGGTACTGAAGCGTTTGCCATGGGGTTCCGGGACAGCGATTGCAATTGCCGTAGCTGCTCCTTGGTACGCGTTGGCGGAGCAGGCGAATCCGGGGTTTCTGCGCTACTTTTTGATCAACGAACACATTTTACGGTACCTGAAACACGACTACGGTGATCGCTATGGCGGTGGACATACACAGCCTTATGGCGCGAGTTGGGTGATGCTGGTCATCGCGTTTCTGCCATGGACACCATTGTTGGTTCGCTTTGCCATTGAATCGTGGCGCGGTCGCCGAAATGCTGCGGCGCAGCCGCGCGATCTGTGGTTGATGTACGCGATTGTTTGGGGAGTGACACCGGCTGTCTTTTTCACCCTGTGCCGACAAATCCTGGTTACCTATGTGGTGCCCGGATTTGCGGGTCTGGCGTTGGCTGTGGCGGTTGTTCTCGTACGTTGGCTACAGTCGGCCGAGAAAGCCGCTTTGCTCAAATTGCTGCGTGTAAGTACCGTCGGCAGCACGTTCCTTTTACTGGTCGCATTTATCGGCCAACTGATTTATCCCGTTTCGCCTGTGGAATTCCTCGGATTTCTGGCAGCGGCCAGCTTGTGCTTTGCAGCCGCTTGGTTTGGCCACCAGCAGAATGATGGGATGATCCTGTCGTCAGCCGTGGGTATGGGGATTCCGCTCTTTATGACAATGGCTTTGTCGTCCGGGAGCACGTTGATTAACGATGCTTATTCCACAAAAACGATCGTCGCGCGGGTTGCCGGACTGACGGAGGCGCGCGGGTGGCCGATTGTGTTGCCCATGGGTGATGAAAATTCCGCAAACTTCTACGTCGAGGCTTGTCATGACGGGCAGATCGTGCGGCATACGGATCGCGGTGCCTCTTGCGTTTTGGAGAGAGTCGAGCAATCGCCGCAGGAAATCTTGGTGTTCAAGCGAAAGCATTGGCGGTCATTAAATCCGGAGGTTCGTCACGGGCTTTATCCGGTGACCGAGACCGGGCATTGGGTAGCGTTCAGCACTCAAAACCCTTCGTCGCCGGCTCCTTCGGTAGCCTACAATGATGACGAGCAGGCCCGCCAGTAG
- a CDS encoding MFS transporter yields the protein MELKNKATRFGPREIFNFKLLKTPQMRAFHMSWFAFFLCFFAWFGIAPLMKIVAKEMSLSKSQIGWCIIGSVAITVLARLFIGWLCDRVGPRLAYTWLLLLGSIPVMCIGFAHDFTTFLIFRIAIGAIGASFVITQYHTSVMFAPNCVGTANATSAGWGNLGGGVTQMVMPLVFAGFVTLLGFSESIGWRASMFVAGLMCALTGVAYYFLTQDAPDGNFSELRAQGLLPKKEESKGTFAEAAKDYRVWALFIIYGTCFGIELTINNVATLYFLNHFDYFQEMDSVKALSIAGLIAGSFGLMNLFARTLGGHFGDKFGAKWGLSGRVKWLFVVLFCEGLALMLFSQMNVLLLAIPALILFSLFVQMSEGATFSVVPFINKRALGSVSGIVGAGGNAGAVAAGFLFKAESLSWPTALFILGSIVTCCSFFCFAVNFSEAAETEARLHTDAAGVGLSGPLELEPVPATS from the coding sequence ATGGAACTGAAAAACAAAGCCACTCGGTTTGGTCCGCGTGAAATCTTTAACTTCAAGCTTCTCAAGACGCCGCAGATGCGGGCGTTTCATATGAGTTGGTTTGCATTTTTCCTTTGTTTCTTCGCCTGGTTTGGCATTGCGCCGTTGATGAAGATCGTGGCAAAGGAGATGAGCCTGTCCAAATCGCAAATTGGATGGTGCATCATCGGGTCGGTGGCCATCACGGTGCTCGCCCGCCTCTTTATCGGTTGGTTGTGTGATCGCGTCGGTCCGCGACTGGCCTACACATGGCTACTGCTGCTTGGATCAATTCCGGTGATGTGCATCGGCTTTGCGCACGACTTTACGACGTTTCTAATTTTCCGTATTGCAATCGGAGCCATCGGCGCTTCATTTGTGATTACGCAATACCACACCTCAGTGATGTTCGCCCCGAATTGTGTAGGGACGGCCAATGCAACCAGCGCCGGATGGGGCAACCTCGGCGGGGGCGTCACACAGATGGTGATGCCGCTCGTTTTTGCCGGATTCGTCACACTGCTGGGTTTCAGCGAATCAATCGGCTGGCGGGCCTCAATGTTCGTCGCCGGTTTGATGTGCGCGTTGACAGGCGTGGCCTACTATTTCTTAACGCAGGACGCACCGGACGGCAATTTTAGTGAACTACGCGCCCAAGGTTTGCTCCCTAAAAAAGAGGAAAGCAAAGGCACGTTTGCCGAAGCGGCGAAGGACTACCGTGTGTGGGCCTTATTCATTATCTACGGGACCTGTTTCGGCATTGAGTTGACGATCAACAACGTAGCCACTTTGTATTTCCTCAATCACTTTGACTACTTCCAAGAAATGGACAGCGTCAAAGCGCTCAGTATCGCCGGATTGATTGCCGGTTCCTTTGGATTAATGAACCTGTTTGCTCGGACGTTGGGGGGGCACTTTGGCGACAAGTTTGGTGCCAAATGGGGACTTTCGGGACGCGTGAAATGGTTATTCGTCGTGCTGTTCTGTGAAGGTTTGGCGCTGATGCTGTTTTCACAGATGAATGTCTTGCTATTGGCGATCCCGGCTTTGATCTTGTTTAGCCTGTTTGTGCAAATGTCCGAAGGCGCAACCTTCTCTGTGGTGCCGTTCATCAACAAGCGGGCCTTGGGTTCGGTCTCAGGCATCGTAGGGGCCGGCGGAAATGCAGGGGCCGTTGCGGCAGGATTCCTCTTCAAGGCCGAGTCGCTTTCCTGGCCGACGGCGTTGTTTATTCTTGGCTCTATCGTCACATGCTGTTCGTTCTTTTGTTTCGCGGTGAACTTCAGTGAGGCTGCCGAAACCGAAGCTCGGCTCCACACAGATGCGGCCGGTGTCGGCCTATCCGGGCCATTGGAATTGGAACCCGTCCCGGCGACTTCTTAA